A stretch of the Streptococcus suis genome encodes the following:
- a CDS encoding phosphoribosylformylglycinamidine cyclo-ligase, whose translation MTNKNAYAQSGVDVEAGYEVVERIKKHVARTERLGVMGALGGFGGMFDLTKLDVKEPVLVSGTDGVGTKLMLAIQYDKHDTIGQDCVAMCVNDIIAAGAEPLYFLDYIATGKNEPAKLEQIVAGVAEGCVQAGCGLIGGETAEMPGMYGEDDYDLAGFAVGIADKSQIIDGSKVKEGDILLGLASSGIHSNGYSLVRRVFANLDGDALLPELNGKALKDVLLEPTRIYVQQVLPLVKDELVNGIAHITGGGFIENIPRMFSDDLAAEIEEDKIPVLPIFTALETYGKIKHEEMFEIFNMGIGLVLAVSPEKVDKVRESVNEDVYEIGRIVIKEDKSVIIK comes from the coding sequence ATGACGAATAAAAATGCTTATGCTCAGTCAGGAGTGGATGTCGAAGCGGGTTATGAAGTAGTTGAACGTATCAAAAAACACGTTGCTCGGACAGAGCGATTGGGTGTCATGGGGGCACTAGGTGGTTTTGGTGGTATGTTTGACCTAACCAAATTAGATGTGAAAGAGCCTGTTTTAGTATCAGGAACTGATGGTGTTGGTACTAAGCTTATGCTTGCAATTCAATATGACAAACATGACACAATTGGCCAAGATTGTGTTGCGATGTGTGTCAACGATATTATTGCAGCAGGTGCAGAACCGCTTTATTTCCTTGACTATATTGCGACAGGGAAAAATGAGCCAGCTAAATTGGAACAAATAGTGGCAGGTGTTGCAGAAGGCTGTGTCCAAGCAGGTTGCGGGTTGATTGGTGGTGAAACTGCTGAAATGCCTGGCATGTACGGCGAAGATGATTATGATTTAGCCGGTTTTGCAGTCGGAATCGCTGATAAATCACAAATTATTGACGGAAGTAAGGTCAAAGAAGGTGATATCTTACTCGGGTTAGCTTCAAGTGGCATCCACTCTAATGGTTATTCATTGGTTCGCCGTGTTTTTGCGAATCTTGATGGTGACGCTCTGTTGCCAGAGCTCAATGGCAAAGCTCTTAAGGATGTCTTACTAGAACCAACACGTATTTATGTCCAACAAGTACTACCATTGGTAAAAGATGAACTTGTAAATGGTATCGCTCATATCACTGGTGGTGGATTTATTGAAAATATCCCTCGTATGTTTTCAGATGATTTAGCAGCAGAGATTGAAGAAGATAAGATTCCAGTCCTTCCTATCTTCACCGCCCTTGAAACATATGGCAAAATCAAACACGAAGAAATGTTTGAAATCTTCAACATGGGGATTGGTTTGGTGCTAGCAGTCAGTCCTGAAAAGGTTGACAAGGTTCGAGAATCAGTCAATGAAGATGTTTATGAAATTGGTCGTATTGTAATCAAAGAAGACAAGAGTGTGATAATCAAATGA
- a CDS encoding phosphoribosylaminoimidazolecarboxamide formyltransferase, whose protein sequence is MIKKIISFVLVFVLAALLFNSFIFANLENPARLILAYGLSLILSGFLMTQIK, encoded by the coding sequence ATGATAAAGAAAATAATCTCATTCGTTTTGGTATTTGTTTTAGCTGCTCTGCTATTTAATAGCTTTATTTTTGCAAACTTAGAAAATCCAGCACGTTTGATATTGGCCTATGGATTATCCTTGATTTTATCAGGATTTTTAATGACTCAAATCAAATAG
- a CDS encoding phosphoribosylglycinamide formyltransferase, with translation MKRIAIFASGNGSNFQVIAEQFKVHFVFSDHRDAFVLKRAETLGVPAYAFELKEFADKQSYEKALIDLLDKHQIDLVVLAGYMKIVGPTLLAKYEGRIINIHPAYLPEFPGAHGIEDAWEADVPESGVTVHWVDSGVDTGQIIKQVRVPRLADDHLEQFEERIHAAEYQLYPTVLEELGVERIEL, from the coding sequence ATGAAGCGAATAGCAATTTTTGCCTCTGGTAATGGTTCCAATTTTCAAGTTATAGCTGAACAATTCAAGGTACATTTTGTTTTTTCAGATCATAGAGATGCTTTCGTTTTAAAGAGAGCTGAAACATTAGGAGTTCCAGCCTATGCTTTTGAACTGAAGGAGTTTGCTGATAAACAGTCATATGAAAAAGCACTCATTGACTTATTGGACAAACACCAGATTGATCTGGTTGTTTTAGCTGGCTATATGAAGATTGTTGGCCCTACATTGCTTGCTAAGTACGAGGGACGGATTATCAATATTCATCCAGCTTATCTGCCAGAATTTCCAGGAGCCCATGGGATTGAAGATGCCTGGGAAGCTGACGTTCCAGAGAGTGGTGTGACGGTTCACTGGGTCGACAGTGGTGTTGATACAGGTCAAATTATTAAACAAGTCCGTGTACCTAGGTTGGCTGATGATCATTTGGAGCAGTTTGAGGAACGGATTCACGCCGCAGAATATCAGCTTTATCCAACAGTTTTAGAAGAGCTGGGGGTGGAAAGGATAGAGTTATGA